One stretch of Podospora bellae-mahoneyi strain CBS 112042 chromosome 2, whole genome shotgun sequence DNA includes these proteins:
- a CDS encoding hypothetical protein (EggNog:ENOG503Q3X2; COG:S): protein MADIFDSHGTAAMSFSTLWKRQEVCVQCNKGQQPVCPENCDQTTHECIMIPETCKQCAHMICQPLDPAMLPSRPSQPSTNVGAIAGGVIGGIAAVVILSYLVWRFCVKSRRQQQPVAQEVWEDSAEHVDGEKNFAQRRDYRASTHTVHSIASTVLTRASNIIQIAYIPGVTNRATASPTVLVPPVPPIPASHSQAGTPSSTEDQHFFIPGDLRDSTYSGISSYTDRTSYARTSYAPRSSVASTIYGKSAVVVAPAQTGMRAKPAMVSVRSANSNNSSGTATPPVPTVDYEKYSSLRPPSPANSTFSVGSTFLNNASTHTATPARAMVVRVGSIKKLNGNSTSSKARSEQDTLSSPITVSGDTYRDSTAATIIVDSPQTNDLGPFSDPPKPSHNSSISSNNLSAVIEEATRRASQRDSSVPVKNRERSPFGDEHAAP, encoded by the coding sequence GTGTTCAGTGCAACAAGGGACAACAACCCGTCTGCCCAGAGAATTGCGACCAGACGACACATGAATGCATCATGATCCCCGAGACATGCAAGCAATGTGCTCATATGATCTGCCAGCCTCTCGACCCAGCCATGCTCCCCTCCAGACCCTCGCAACCGTCGACCAATGTCGGTGCCATCGCTGGTGGAGTGATTGGTGGTATCGCGGCCGTTGTCATTCTCTCGTACTTGGTATGGAGGTTTTGCGTGAAGTCTaggaggcagcagcaaccagtTGCCCAGGAGGTCTGGGAAGATTCAGCTGAGCatgtggatggggagaagaacTTTGCTCAACGCCGGGATTATCGCGCCTCCACCCATACTGTTCACTCGATTGCCTCCACCGTTCTTACACGCGCTTCGAACATCATCCAGATCGCCTATATTCCCGGGGTTACCAACAGAGCCACAGCCTCTCCCACAGTGTTGGTTCCTCCCGTTCCACCAATTCCTGCCAGTCACTCGCAGGCCGGCACTCCATCGAGCACAGAAGATCAGCATTTCTTCATTCCTGGTGACTTGCGTGATTCGACTTACTCTGGCATCTCCTCTTACACTGATCGTACTTCCTACGCCCGGACCTCATACGCCCCGCGCTCCAGCGTGGCGTCCACCATCTATGGAAAGAGCGCCGTTGTTGTGGCTCCCGCGCAGACGGGTATGCGAGCGAAGCCGGCCATGGTTAGTGTCCGGTCGGCCAACTCCAACAACTCTAGCGGCACCGCCACTCCCCCAGTTCCCACTGTCGACTACGAGAAGTACTCTTCTCTCCGGCCGCCAAGTCCCGCCAACAGCACTTTCAGTGTTGGGTCTACCTTCTTGAACAATGCCAGCACCCACACAGCCACGCCGGCTAGGGCTATGGTTGTTCGGGTTGGAAGCATCAAGAAGTTGAACggcaacagcaccagcagcaaagcGAGATCAGAGCAGGATACCCTCTCTTCCCCTATCACCGTCTCGGGCGATACCTATAGGGACTCCACCGCCGCTACCATCATTGTTGACTCGCCACAAACGAACGATCTCGGACCGTTTTCTGACCCACCGAAGCCGTctcacaacagcagcatcagtAGTAACAACCTCAGTGCTGTCATCGAGGAGGCGACACGACGGGCGTCTCAAAGAGACTCTTCTGTGCCAGTCAAGAACCGGGAAAGGAGTCCGTTCGGCGATGAGCATGCCGCACCATGA